From Zerene cesonia ecotype Mississippi chromosome 16, Zerene_cesonia_1.1, whole genome shotgun sequence, one genomic window encodes:
- the LOC119832808 gene encoding uncharacterized protein LOC119832808, with product MWRALLLCLVFHLCHGKPNRVVDVTTSCDKSSISVHVTMDQPFKGLIFSKDFSRECRVQGQRQKIVSINLPSNACGVRTSTLNTTVKEPDDREDLYYNVELVVQMDRQLQQSTDQEIIVRCKLQPRAVRITSSALERVIKSKLREMTASDGKKARTGRNRQGWENPIEIEQREWLLESARAWMELAPTVAGSEPATVEVGQPTRLMIQCTLPVGVGLRITNCVAHDGLGEASQKLLDEAGCPIDETIFNKPSIHKHNHHSTEVDFSDLEPADTQRNMEENKNLKMAKTDPEHVLKNFMTYQHAVTTFAAFKFPDRAKLHLSCGIELCKGPCPTIDCKALQKPQRTKEGLVRKARLDKEAKGLVIDRLEVYNSIEVLAPNIELEDEASIRGSRRVESEEELVRKFSPGDKTICLSPGKLALAFCVLGIIFLCAIAIAFASLVRARRRTGREPPHTSLSFYTGSKSLFSSSESSSSGLSGSKLLLTDSPYMDHHSSSSNNWPYPRPF from the exons ATGTGGCGTGCATTGCTACTCTGCCTGGTGTTTCACCTTTGCCACGGGAAACCCAACCGAGTTGTGGACGTGACCACCTCCTGCGACAAAAGCTCCATTAGTGTCCACGTCACAATGGACCAGCCTTTCAAGGGTCTGATATTTAGCAAAGACTTTTCCAGAGAATGTCGGGTACAAG gGCAAAGACAGAAAATCGTGTCCATCAATCTACCGTCTAACGCATGCGGAGTGAGGACGTCCACATTGAATACCACTGTCAAAGAGCCAGACGATAGAGAAGATCTTTATTACAATGTGGAACTAGTTGTGCAGATGGACAGACAGTTACAGCAGTCTACTGACCAAGAAATTATCGTAAG atGTAAGTTACAGCCGCGTGCAGTGAGAATTACCAGTTCAGCGTTAGAACGTgtcataaaatctaaattacgTGAAATGACCGCTTCTGATGGGAAAAAAGCAAG aACGGGCCGCAACCGGCAAGGTTGGGAGAATCCCATTGAGATAGAACAAAGGGAATGGCTGCTGGAATCGGCTCGAGCGTGGATGGAGTTAGCTCCAACTGTCGCCGGCTCTGAGCCAGCTACAGTGGAAGTTGGTCAGCCCACCAGACTCATGATACAATGCACTTTACCTG TTGGTGTCGGTCTTCGGATAACCAATTGCGTGGCGCACGACGGCTTAGGAGAAGCATCGCAGAAACTTCTAGATGAAGCAGGTTGTCCGATAGACGAGACAATCTTCAACAAACCATCCATACACAAACACAATCACCACAGCACCGAAGTAGACTTTAGCGATCTTGAACCAGCCGACACTCAAAGAAACATGGAAGAgaacaaaaatctaaaaatggCGAAAACTGATCCAGAGCACGTTCTGAAAAACTTTATGACGTACCAACACGCGGTGACTACATTCGCAGCTTTCAAGTTTCCGGATCGAGCCAAACTACACTTATCTTGTGGTATCGAATTGTGTAAAGGCCCATGCCCTACTATCGATTGTAAGGCGTTGCAAAAACCACAACGTACGAAAGAGGGTTTAGTGAGAAAAGCAAGGTTGGACAAGGAGGCTAAGGGATTGGTTATAGATAGGCTGGAAGTCTATAACAGTATAGAGGTTCTGGCACCAAATATTGAACTAGAAGATGAAGCTTCTATAAGAG GTTCAAGGAGAGTTGAAAGCGAAGAAGAATTAGTCCGAAAATTTTCTCCAGGAGACAAAACAATATGTCTATCGCCAGGCAAATTGGCTCTAGCGTTTTGTGTATTAGGCATCATTTTTCTATGTGCAATAGCGATAGCCTTTGCGTCCTTGGTGCGAGCGAGGCGGCGTACTGGTCGCGAACCTCCGCATACTTCTCTCTCGTTCTACACGGGCAGCAAAAGTTTATTTTCGTCTAGCGAAAGTTCTAGCTCTGGTCTTAGTGGaagtaaattacttttaacagATAGTCCTTACATGGATCATCATTCATCATCTAGTAACAATTGGCCATATCCTCGACCGTTTTAG